In Prochlorococcus marinus CUG1415, the sequence AAGGATGTATTTTATGTCCCATTAGTTTTGTACCTCCGCATTAGTTTGAGTAGGAGCAGATTCAACAGAAATACTGATGTGGCAAGTCTGTTTTTTAATTGAAAAAGCTCTACCTTGAGCTCTAGGCCTATACCTTTTCATTACAGGACCACTATTAGCCCATGCAGACGAAATAACTAAGTTAGATGGATCCATTCCAAGGTTATGTTCTGCATTGGCAACCGCAGATCTTAGAACTTTAGTAATAGGGTCTGTAGATCTATAAGGCATAAATTCCAACATAATCAATGCATCTCTATAAGACCTACCCCTTATCTGATCCAACACTCTTCTCACTTTAGAGGCTGATCCACGAATATAATTCCCATGAGCAATGGCTGTTTTTGTTGTTTCAGGTGTTTTTGTCATGATTTTGCTCCTTTCTTATCTCTTATATGACCTCGGTAAGTGCGTGTAGGAGCAAATTCACCGAGTTTATGACCAATCATTTGTTCAGTAATAAATACTGGAATGTGAGATTTGCCATTATGAACGGCGATTGTATGACCTATCATTACAGGTAAAATCGTAGAGGATCTTGACCAAGTTTTGATAACAGACTTGTCATTATTAGAATTTTGTTTTTCTACCTTCTTGAGCAGGCTATCTGCTATAAAAGGTCCTTTTTTTAGTGAACGTCCCATGATTATGTAATAGAAATTGAAATAATAAATGAAGTAATCAAGAGTCTCTTCCTCCTCTACTCCTCTTAGAAACGCGACGCCGTCTTCGAACTACTAATTTATTACTTGGTTTGTTCTTTTTACGTGTCTTTAACCCAAGAGCTGGTTTACCCCATGGAGTAACTGGACCTGCTCTACCAATTGGTGCTTTTCCCTCTCCTCCTCCATGTGGATGATCACATGGGTTCATTACACTACCTCTTACTTGTGGCCTTCTTCCAAGCCATCTTCTTCTTCCTGCTTTACCTAAACTAGTATTCCTTATTTCTGAGTTACCAACTTCTCCAAGAGTTGCGTAACATTCTTTTCTAACAAGTCGTACCTCAGTAGATGGGAGTTTTAGAGCAACATAATCTCCTTCTTTTGCCATAACTTGGGCACTAGCTCCTGCAGATCTAACCATCTGAGCGCCTCTTCCAGCATATAACTCAACACAATGAACACTGGAACCTAATGGCATAACAGATAGTGGCATTGCATTTCCATCTTCAATTGGAACACTTTCACCAGATATGACATTTTGGCCGACTTTTACTCCAGCGGGAGCGATAATATATCTTTTCTCTCCATCTTCGTAAAATAAAAGTGCAAGCCTTGCATTTCTATGAGGATCGTAGTGGATAGCTGCAACTTTAGCGTTAATGTTTCTTTTATCTCTTCTGAAGTCGACTAATCTATATTGCCTTTTGTGACCTCCTCCTCTATGACGACAAGTAATAACTCCACGATTATTCCTGCCTTTAACTCTATGTTTTGAAACTATTAATGATCTCTCAGGTTTTGCACTTGTTATTTCACTAAAGTCAGTAACTACTCTCTGCCTAGTGCCAGGTGTATAAGGTTTAAATTTACGAATTGCCATGATTAAAACTCCTTAAGATTCTGGAAATAGTTGGATTTTGTCTCCTTCAGCAAGACGTACAATTGCCTTCTTGACCTGAGAACGTTTACCGGAAAACTTCCCGACTCTTCTAGTTCTCCTAGGAGGATTCATAGTGCTAACTCCTATGACTTTAACACTGAACAAGGCTTCTATAGCTGCCTTTATTTGTGGCTTTGCCGCTCTATGATCTACTTCAAAAGTATATTGGTTAATATCTAGTGCGTTTGTAGCTTTCTCAGTAATAACTGGCTTTCGTATTACATCTGCTAAACGAGAAGAGAATAATTTACTCATGATGCATAAACCTCCTGAATTTTATTTATCGCTGATTGACCTATTACCAATTTATTAGCATTGAGAATATCAAATACATTTAATTGATCGGCGGCTATTAATTTTACTTTTTCAATATTATTGATGGATTTTTTTATGACATCGGACGGACTATCAAGAATAACCAAGACTTTTTCAGTTTTTTGTATACCTAATCGAGCAAGGCCATTGATAATGTCACTTGTTTTAGGCTGCTTTAGAGTAGATCCAAAATCTTCAACAGCCTTCATATCAGATACTCTGGACATTAGTGCTGTTCTAAGAGCTAATCTACGTTCCTTACGATTCATATCAAGATTGTAAGAACGTGGCTTGGGTCCAAAAATAATTCCGCCACCAGGTCTTAAGGGTGTTCTTATTGATCCTTGACGAGCTCTTCCTGTACCTTTCTGTTTGTATGGCTTTCTACCTCCCCCACGTACTTCAGATCTTGTCAAAGTTGATGCTGTCCCTTGTCTTTTATTTGCTAGCTGCCTAAGGACTGCTCTATGGATTAAGTCTGCAGAAGAAGTTTCTTTAGCAACCGCTAAATCAAGAGTAACTTTACCTGATTTTTGACCATCCCACTTAAGAGTTTCTAGTGTTTTCATGATTTTTCACCTCCTTTTTTGCCTACAACATTGTTTGGCTTAATGTTGACAATTGAGCCAGGCTTACCTGGGACAGAACCCTTTACTACAAGCAAATTTTTCTGATCATCAATTTTTAGAACTAACAAACCTTTAGTAGTTATCTGTTTTCCTCCGTATCTTCCTGCCATTCTTTTCCCAGGATAAATTCTGCCTGGAGTTGTTCCTGCTCCTGTAGATCCAGGTGCTCTATGATTTTTTGAACCATGACTCATAGGACCTCTGCTAAAACCATGTCTTTTCTGATAACCAGCAAAACCTCTACCCATAGATTTGCCACTGATATCAACTTTTTGACCAACCTCAAAGTTTTTTACAGTTATTTTATTTCCGATTTCATAAGATGTAGTTTCTTCAACCCTATATTCTTTCAAATGCTTTAAAAGTTCTTCACCTGATTTCAACAAATGTCCCTTTTCAGGTTTACTTATATGCTTCTCTTTGGACAAGCCATAACCTATTTGAACGGCAGTATAACCATCCAAAGCGGCAGTTTTCAATTGCGTGATACGGCAAGGACCAGCTTCAATAAGAGTAACTGGTACAGCATTACCTTTGTCGTCGAAAAGCTGGGACATGCCCAATTTCTTTCCTAAAATTCCTATAGACATAAGACTAAGTTAGGCTAGCTAGTAATGATTTTTCAATTATCTAAACCTTTCAGTTATTAAGATGTAGTTAATAAAAAAAACAATTAATTAATAAGGTTGAGACTTATCTAAAAACTTAGATAGTTTCTCTTGGGATAAACCCTCCTGAATTTTTTAACGAAACGCTAAAAATGTGAAATTTTGTAGAGGCTCGGCTAGCTTGCGAGCTTAAAAATTCACTGAATTACAATTCTACATCATCAAGTACCATAAAATAAAATAAAATAGAAATAAAGGAATTTTTTATGCCATTACTTCTCACAGGGAAAAAGTTTCATAACGATTTAAAAACTAACAAATGTATTGCAATGTTTGCTCCTCTTGAAGGTGGTTATGAAACCCGTCTTTTGCGGAGAATGAGGGCCAAAGGCTTTAAAACTTTTATAACCTCAGCAAGAGGGCTTGGAGATCCAGAAGTATTCTTGCTCAAATTACATGGCGTTAGACCACCTCACCTTGGTCATCAAAGCGTAGGAAGAAATGGAGCACTTGGGGAAGTTCAACAAGTAATCCCACAAGCTTCTGAGTTATTTAATGAAAATGATAAAAATAAATTACTTTGGTTACTAGAAGGTCAAGTATTGTCTAAATCTGAATTAGAGAGCTTAATAGATATTTGCTCTAAAGATAACAAACTAACAATTGTTGTTGAAATGGGGGGTTCAAGAAAACTTGAATGGAAGCCATTAAGTGATTATATTTTGGATGAATTTGAAAGCTAAATTGTTTGATTAAAACCAAGAATAAAAAAGATAAATGGATTAAGTTCATTTGTGGTGCAAGTAATGAAGATATTGTTGCTATTGAAGATTTATGTGCAATTTATACTGCTGCTGGTGTCGACTACATAGATGTTGCCGCAGAAGAATCTATAGTTCATGCAGCAAAAAAAGGAATCGAGTGGGCGAAACAAGTCTCTAAAAACTCCCCTGGATTAATGATAAGCATTAGTGATGGTAATGATATCCACTTTCGTAAAGCAAAATTTGATCCATTAAAATGTCCCCCTCATTGTCCAAGACCTTGCGAAAAAGTATGCCCAACCAATGCAATTGATAATTCTGGGATCAAAGAAAGTAAATGTTATGGATGTGGAAGATGTTTAAATAGCTGTCCCCTAAATCTAATTAGTGAATATGAATATAATTTGTCAAAAGATGATTTAGCATCAACACTTCAAAAAATAAAGCCTGATGCAGTAGAAATTCATACAGATATCAATCGCATTGATTCATTTATAAAAGTTGTCAGTACACTTAAAAGTTCTGAAACAAAATTGAAAAACATATCTATCAGTTGTGGATTACATCAATCTGTCAAAAATTCACAAGGGCCCGAAGATCTTTTAAAAGCTATTTGGGTAAGATATGAAATTCTTAATGAACTGAATATTCCACTTATTTGGCAGCTGGATGGCCGGCCAATGTCTGGTGATCTTGCTCCAGCCACAAGCAAAGATGCAGTTAAGTTGTTCGAAAGAATCGGTCCAGATCTTCCACCTGGATTAATTCAATTAGCAGGCGGAACAAATGAAAAAACTCATGAATTTTTGAATTCAAACAATCTTCCAGATGGAATAGCATTTGGAAGTTCTGCAAGGAAAATTATGCAGCCTCTCATTGATTTTGCTCACAAAAATAACAAAAGACTCTACGATTATCCTGAAAGAATGGCTTTAGCTATCAAAAAAGCTCAAAAATTTCTAGAGCCATGGAAAATGAGCTAATTCAAATAATATTTTTTATTTTTAAACTCTTTTCCTTATTTATAAAAAACTTTGTATTTTTTTGATAGAAAAAAATCTTTTCATGTATTAAAATAGTAATCCAATGGGCCGTCGCCAAGTGGTAAGGCATCGGGTTTTGGTCTCGACATTCCTAGGTTCGAATCCTAGCGGCCCAGTTCTAACATTTAATTAGTGTCTGCTCAAAAAGTAATTCTATTTGATTTTGATGGAGTTATAGTCGATGGAATGAATGAATATTGGCATAGTTCTTTGCTGGCCTGTGAAAAATATTTAAAATCTCCATACATCAGTGTTGATCAAAAACTTTATGAAAGAGTACCAAATACTTTCAAAGAAATTAGGCCTTGGGTTAAATATGGTTGGGAAATGGTTCTAATAGTTCACGAAATTATAAAAACAGAAAATCCATTAAAAAATTTTAATAAAGATTATTTCATTAATAAATATCATCAAAATTGTCAGAGAATATTAAAAGATAATTTCTGGATTGCTGAAGATCTACAGAAAATATTAGATGAGTCTCGCAACTACCAAATTCATAAAGATTTTAAAAAGTGGGTGAATTTACACAATCCATTTTTTGAAGTTATAAATTTTATAGAAGAATTAAAAAAAAGAGGAATCAAAACCGGAATAATAACCACAAAGGGGAAAATATTTGCAGAAAAAATTCTTCACCAATTAAATATCTGTCCAGAGTTTATATTTGGTTATGAGTCTGGAACAAAAATCAAAATAGCTGAAGAGCTTACTCAAGCATATGAAATTTTAGGATTCATAGAAGACAGAAAAAAAACTCTAATTGACATTAAACAAAATTCAAAAACTTGTCACATACCTTGCTTCCTCGCTGATTGGGGATATTTAAAAAACTCAGACAGATCTAATTTAAGTAATGACATCCAATTATTAAAATTAGTTGAACTAGATAATTTACTTGCAATTTAAAGATCATCAGCTAAAGTACAGGTGTACTATAGTTTGTATTTATGAAGTTTGGTTTAAATAAAAATTTCCAAATTTAGAATAATTACAAGAACTTTAATCGATAAATCAAACAATGAGTCTTGAAGAAAAGAAAAAAACTGAATCAAGAGAAAAAGAGAAGGCATTAAGTCTTGTCTTAGGTCAAATAGAACGAAATTTTGGACGAGGGTCAATAATGAGACTTGGCGACGCATCAAGAATGAAAGTAGAAACAATTTCTACAGGGGCACTCACATTAGATTTAGCATTAGGAGGAGGCTATCCAAAAGGAAGAGTAGTAGAAATATACGGACCAGAAAGTTCAGGAAAAACTACATTAACTCTTCACGCAATAGCAGAAGTCCAAAAAAATGGAGGAGTAGCTGCGTTTGTAGATGCTGAGCATGCACTTGATCCAGTTTATGCAGCCTCTTTAGGGGTTGATGTTGAAAATTTGCTAGTTTCACAACCAGATACTGGTGAAATGGCTCTAGAAATAGTTGATCAGCTTATAAGATCGAGTGCAGTAGATCTCGTCGTTGTTGACTCGGTAGCAGCACTAACTCCAAGAGCCGAGATAGAAGGAGAGATGGGAGATCACGTAATTGGAAGCCAAGCAAGACTAATGAGTCAAGCAATGAGAAAAATAACTGGGAACATTGGCAAATCTGGATGTACAGTAATATTCCTTAATCAATTACGCTTAAAAATCGGTGTTACATATGGCAATCCAGAAACAACAACAGGAGGGAATGCATTGAAATTTTATGCCTCAGTGAGACTTGATATCAGAAGAATTCAAACACTTAAAAGAGGTACCGAAGAATACGGCATAAGAGCAAAAGTGAAAGTAGCAAAAAACAAAGTTGCACCGCCATTTAGAATTGCAGAATTTGATATTCTCTTCGGGAAAGGTATTAGTACAACAGGGTGTTTATTAGATTTAGCAGAGGAGACTAACATTATAATAAGGAGAGGGGCTTGGTATAGTTATGAAGGAGAAAATATTGGACAAGGAAGAGATAATACAATTATTTGGCTTGATCAAAACTTAGAAATTAAAAATCAAGTAGAATCTATTGTTAAAGAGAAATTAACAGAAGGTACTGAAGTAAGCTCTAATTCAATGAAAGCCTTAAATAGCAATCCTGCTAATACAATCGCTGTTAATGAAATAAAAACAGTAGCTTAGTTTTATAAAGAATCAGCCAAAGTCCACCACCCTGCCGCAGGCCCTATAAATCTGACTACAACCCATAAAATCACTAACCCACCAATCCCAAACCAGCTAGCTTTAATACTTAATTTAATTAAGCTATCTTTTTGATTAATTGTAAAGGGGAGCCATTCAAATAATCTTGGGGACTCGTCAAATTTAATTTGAGTATTCTTTTTTTTTGGAGGTAAACCAATTGTTTTACGTCTTTTTGCTTCTCCCATATTTATTTAAGTTATTTACAAAATCATAAACTAATCAAAAGGTAACATATATTTAATTTGTTTTGCGGGTTGTATATTTTGCAAAAGTACTCTTCCCCAGTGTCTTTTATTTGCTCTTCCGTCTAAAATTATTAACTTACCTGCATTTCTTCTTAAAGGTGAAATAGATCTTTCTATTTTTAATCTGGCTTGAGGAAGAAAAAAGTCTCTAAACCAATCTTGAGAAAGTTTTTTATTATAAGAAACTATCATTGCATTAATAGGTTCTGACATATTCGCTAAAGGAAGTAAAGGAATGATAATTTGTTCTGGAATTTCTATTAAATAAGAATTCATAATCCACCAATCAAAACTAGAGCAAAGAATTTCATTATTACGAGATGGAATTGTCTCTAGCAAGACCCTCTTCCCATACTTAGAAGCTAATTCTGTGGCAAGGTTAGTTTTAAAATTAATATCGTCAGACAAAAATAAGGTTAAACCCTTTCTAAAAAGTATTAACTTTTTGCATTTATCTAAGGTTGAATTTGTAAAAAGAGGATGATTGGGAAGTAACTGTTTAGAGGGTATATATAATGAAATCTTTTTTTCTTCAAAATTACTTTTAAAATTAATAACCAAGTCAATATTTAAACTTTGCTTTTTAAGATACATTTGAAAGAAATTATCTTTTCTCAAAGCTGATAAAAAAACGAATTTATTTTTAGAAAAAAATTCATTCATTTGAGCTAGTTCATCAATTGGCTGCAAATACAGATTCCAATCTAGATTTGTATTATTTAATTTTACCCAACATGCCCAACCTTGCGATAATGCCTTGCTGACACTATAAAATTTATCAGAAAAAGAAGAATTTTCATGAAAAAAATTTGTTAAAAAACTTATTTCTTTTTCATCTAAATTTATATAACTATTTCCTAAAACTTTTCTCATAAAGAACTTTTTATTAAACAAATCATATACTTTAATAAATTCTTGATTTATGCATTCAAATTCTTGAAAGTTTTTGGTCCAATCCTTTTTCAGTAAAGTAATCCTAAAATGGGTTCTGAGATCTTGTTTTATATCCTCTATTCCAGAATAAACGATTCGATGATTTCTAAGATTAAGAGAATTGGGATCATTAAGGAAATCTTGAATTGTTATCAAGCGAACCAAATGATTTGCAAAAATAATTTGATCATTTTTTAAAATAAAATTAAATCCAAGATTTTTTAATAAATCAATCTGAAATTCTTTTATAAATTGAATTTTTTTTTCAGATAAAATAAAAGTTGAATTTTCTTCTTTTAAAAATAAAGAAATCAAAATTGGAGGCAACCAATCATGGGTAGAGAAAATTTCTGAATTAACTAGATATGTCGAATCATTTGAAATGCACTTGGAAATTATTCTCGCAAAAGAATATATGTGATCCCAATTAATACTTTGTTCTCTCAAAAAATTTTTCAAATATTGATGACTTAAGATTTCAAGCATTTATAATTTAATTAATTTCAAATACACACAAAATTTATGCCTCTAATATACAAAAAATTGTTATCAATATAAAAAAGTCTCGAATTAATCAATCTATGAAAATTGGAATAGTAGGATTAGGTTTAATTGGCGGATCATTAGGATTAAAACTCCAAAGTTTAAACCATACCATTTATGGAGTAGCAAATAATGAAGTTAATGAAAAAAAAGCAAAAGAAAAAAAGCTTGCAAATTTTGTTAGCTGTGAACTGAGCTTATTAAAACAATGTGAGCTCATAATTTTGGCATTGCCTATAAAAGATTTAATAAATCCATCTAAGCAATTAGTAGCATCAATTCCAAAAGAAACAATAGTAACCGATGTTGGCTCTGTTAAAGAAACAATAGTAAATAAATGGGAAAATTTACATCCTTTATTTATTGGATCACATCCAATGGCAGGTACAGAACAAAAAGGAGTTGATTCAGGTTTTGAAGATCTTTTTGAAAACGCAAAATGGATTATTACCCCTACACAAAATAGTGATTGCAATGCAGTCAGGACTCTTTCTGAGCTAATAAAATCAATGAATTGTGAAATTTGCCAAGCTTCGCCAAAAGAACATGATCAAGCAGTATCTTTAATTTCTCATTTGCCTATATTTTTAGCTTCTGCCCTAATAGAAACTGTAAATACAAAAAACAACCAATCTTTATTGGACCTCACACAAAAACTCGCAGCTACAGGATTTGCTGACACTTCGAGAGTTGGCGGCGGCAATGCTCAATTAGGCATAGACTTAGCTATTAACAATCAGATGAATGTTTTAAATACCATAAATAATTTTAAAAATAAGCTGAATAAATTGGAATCTCTTATAAAGGAAAAAAATTGGGAGTTACTTTCTAAAAAACTTGCTGAAGCAAAAGAAATCAGAGGAAATTTTATAGATTAAAATTATCAATGCCTTGGGAAGCTAAAATTTGCCTTGAAACCATCAATGCAGAATTACTAACACCTGCTGTTCCCTCTCCTGGATAAATAGAATCTCCACATAGCCATAAACCTTTAAAAGGAGTCCTACTTGATAATCCAAATAAACCAAAAATATCTGGATTTTGACCAAGGCCACCTACAATGCCATTAGGTCTATTTGTCCA encodes:
- the rplV gene encoding 50S ribosomal protein L22, whose protein sequence is MTKTPETTKTAIAHGNYIRGSASKVRRVLDQIRGRSYRDALIMLEFMPYRSTDPITKVLRSAVANAEHNLGMDPSNLVISSAWANSGPVMKRYRPRAQGRAFSIKKQTCHISISVESAPTQTNAEVQN
- the rpsS gene encoding 30S ribosomal protein S19, with protein sequence MGRSLKKGPFIADSLLKKVEKQNSNNDKSVIKTWSRSSTILPVMIGHTIAVHNGKSHIPVFITEQMIGHKLGEFAPTRTYRGHIRDKKGAKS
- the rplB gene encoding 50S ribosomal protein L2; this translates as MAIRKFKPYTPGTRQRVVTDFSEITSAKPERSLIVSKHRVKGRNNRGVITCRHRGGGHKRQYRLVDFRRDKRNINAKVAAIHYDPHRNARLALLFYEDGEKRYIIAPAGVKVGQNVISGESVPIEDGNAMPLSVMPLGSSVHCVELYAGRGAQMVRSAGASAQVMAKEGDYVALKLPSTEVRLVRKECYATLGEVGNSEIRNTSLGKAGRRRWLGRRPQVRGSVMNPCDHPHGGGEGKAPIGRAGPVTPWGKPALGLKTRKKNKPSNKLVVRRRRRVSKRSRGGRDS
- a CDS encoding 50S ribosomal protein L23, which encodes MSKLFSSRLADVIRKPVITEKATNALDINQYTFEVDHRAAKPQIKAAIEALFSVKVIGVSTMNPPRRTRRVGKFSGKRSQVKKAIVRLAEGDKIQLFPES
- the rplD gene encoding 50S ribosomal protein L4, which encodes MKTLETLKWDGQKSGKVTLDLAVAKETSSADLIHRAVLRQLANKRQGTASTLTRSEVRGGGRKPYKQKGTGRARQGSIRTPLRPGGGIIFGPKPRSYNLDMNRKERRLALRTALMSRVSDMKAVEDFGSTLKQPKTSDIINGLARLGIQKTEKVLVILDSPSDVIKKSINNIEKVKLIAADQLNVFDILNANKLVIGQSAINKIQEVYAS
- the rplC gene encoding 50S ribosomal protein L3, which gives rise to MSIGILGKKLGMSQLFDDKGNAVPVTLIEAGPCRITQLKTAALDGYTAVQIGYGLSKEKHISKPEKGHLLKSGEELLKHLKEYRVEETTSYEIGNKITVKNFEVGQKVDISGKSMGRGFAGYQKRHGFSRGPMSHGSKNHRAPGSTGAGTTPGRIYPGKRMAGRYGGKQITTKGLLVLKIDDQKNLLVVKGSVPGKPGSIVNIKPNNVVGKKGGEKS
- the ndhN gene encoding NAD(P)H-quinone oxidoreductase subunit N, with the protein product MPLLLTGKKFHNDLKTNKCIAMFAPLEGGYETRLLRRMRAKGFKTFITSARGLGDPEVFLLKLHGVRPPHLGHQSVGRNGALGEVQQVIPQASELFNENDKNKLLWLLEGQVLSKSELESLIDICSKDNKLTIVVEMGGSRKLEWKPLSDYILDEFES
- a CDS encoding LdpA C-terminal domain-containing domain, whose product is MIKTKNKKDKWIKFICGASNEDIVAIEDLCAIYTAAGVDYIDVAAEESIVHAAKKGIEWAKQVSKNSPGLMISISDGNDIHFRKAKFDPLKCPPHCPRPCEKVCPTNAIDNSGIKESKCYGCGRCLNSCPLNLISEYEYNLSKDDLASTLQKIKPDAVEIHTDINRIDSFIKVVSTLKSSETKLKNISISCGLHQSVKNSQGPEDLLKAIWVRYEILNELNIPLIWQLDGRPMSGDLAPATSKDAVKLFERIGPDLPPGLIQLAGGTNEKTHEFLNSNNLPDGIAFGSSARKIMQPLIDFAHKNNKRLYDYPERMALAIKKAQKFLEPWKMS
- a CDS encoding HAD family hydrolase encodes the protein MSAQKVILFDFDGVIVDGMNEYWHSSLLACEKYLKSPYISVDQKLYERVPNTFKEIRPWVKYGWEMVLIVHEIIKTENPLKNFNKDYFINKYHQNCQRILKDNFWIAEDLQKILDESRNYQIHKDFKKWVNLHNPFFEVINFIEELKKRGIKTGIITTKGKIFAEKILHQLNICPEFIFGYESGTKIKIAEELTQAYEILGFIEDRKKTLIDIKQNSKTCHIPCFLADWGYLKNSDRSNLSNDIQLLKLVELDNLLAI
- the recA gene encoding recombinase RecA, with product MSLEEKKKTESREKEKALSLVLGQIERNFGRGSIMRLGDASRMKVETISTGALTLDLALGGGYPKGRVVEIYGPESSGKTTLTLHAIAEVQKNGGVAAFVDAEHALDPVYAASLGVDVENLLVSQPDTGEMALEIVDQLIRSSAVDLVVVDSVAALTPRAEIEGEMGDHVIGSQARLMSQAMRKITGNIGKSGCTVIFLNQLRLKIGVTYGNPETTTGGNALKFYASVRLDIRRIQTLKRGTEEYGIRAKVKVAKNKVAPPFRIAEFDILFGKGISTTGCLLDLAEETNIIIRRGAWYSYEGENIGQGRDNTIIWLDQNLEIKNQVESIVKEKLTEGTEVSSNSMKALNSNPANTIAVNEIKTVA
- a CDS encoding DUF2839 domain-containing protein, producing the protein MGEAKRRKTIGLPPKKKNTQIKFDESPRLFEWLPFTINQKDSLIKLSIKASWFGIGGLVILWVVVRFIGPAAGWWTLADSL
- a CDS encoding DNA helicase, whose amino-acid sequence is MLEILSHQYLKNFLREQSINWDHIYSFARIISKCISNDSTYLVNSEIFSTHDWLPPILISLFLKEENSTFILSEKKIQFIKEFQIDLLKNLGFNFILKNDQIIFANHLVRLITIQDFLNDPNSLNLRNHRIVYSGIEDIKQDLRTHFRITLLKKDWTKNFQEFECINQEFIKVYDLFNKKFFMRKVLGNSYINLDEKEISFLTNFFHENSSFSDKFYSVSKALSQGWACWVKLNNTNLDWNLYLQPIDELAQMNEFFSKNKFVFLSALRKDNFFQMYLKKQSLNIDLVINFKSNFEEKKISLYIPSKQLLPNHPLFTNSTLDKCKKLILFRKGLTLFLSDDINFKTNLATELASKYGKRVLLETIPSRNNEILCSSFDWWIMNSYLIEIPEQIIIPLLPLANMSEPINAMIVSYNKKLSQDWFRDFFLPQARLKIERSISPLRRNAGKLIILDGRANKRHWGRVLLQNIQPAKQIKYMLPFD
- a CDS encoding prephenate/arogenate dehydrogenase — translated: MKIGIVGLGLIGGSLGLKLQSLNHTIYGVANNEVNEKKAKEKKLANFVSCELSLLKQCELIILALPIKDLINPSKQLVASIPKETIVTDVGSVKETIVNKWENLHPLFIGSHPMAGTEQKGVDSGFEDLFENAKWIITPTQNSDCNAVRTLSELIKSMNCEICQASPKEHDQAVSLISHLPIFLASALIETVNTKNNQSLLDLTQKLAATGFADTSRVGGGNAQLGIDLAINNQMNVLNTINNFKNKLNKLESLIKEKNWELLSKKLAEAKEIRGNFID